Proteins encoded by one window of Collimonas fungivorans:
- a CDS encoding spore coat protein U domain-containing protein, which translates to MKPALKWLAAAAILALPPSAHALLATCTVATTGIVFPAYASPGSTNSDSTGDIAVTCSALVLGLGSYTISVSTGAGTYANRKLTSGANFLNYNMFTDTARSIVWGDGTAGTQTVSDSYVILVAPTTRHYTSYGRVPGSQNKPAGTYTDTVTVTVTY; encoded by the coding sequence ATGAAACCTGCTCTGAAATGGCTGGCGGCTGCTGCTATCCTGGCGCTGCCGCCAAGCGCGCATGCGCTGCTTGCCACTTGCACGGTTGCCACCACCGGCATCGTGTTTCCCGCCTATGCATCGCCTGGCAGCACCAACTCGGACAGTACCGGCGACATTGCCGTCACCTGCTCCGCATTGGTGCTCGGACTCGGCAGCTATACCATTTCGGTCAGCACCGGAGCCGGCACCTATGCCAACCGCAAGCTGACTTCCGGCGCCAATTTCCTCAACTACAATATGTTCACCGACACGGCGCGGTCGATAGTCTGGGGCGACGGCACCGCAGGCACCCAGACGGTAAGCGACAGCTATGTGATCCTGGTGGCGCCGACCACCCGCCATTACACGTCCTATGGACGGGTGCCGGGGAGCCAGAACAAGCCGGCCGGAACCTATACCGATACAGTCACTGTCACGGTCACTTACTGA